In a genomic window of Amblyomma americanum isolate KBUSLIRL-KWMA chromosome 4, ASM5285725v1, whole genome shotgun sequence:
- the LOC144129925 gene encoding uncharacterized protein LOC144129925, with amino-acid sequence MLVLFFVAGRGSSDQRKSEEEASETTAATNYIFMRRQATKKQEPATRHGSTEELLTSETETPPTKPKPSTFTAKKPTSASTQTLTTEKELSSVAELSAATTITKVVSATKPPASTVKKTPEVIKPSATTTRKVSSVSKHPVTSTQKTERVTQQPGKINKTLSPKELHPELGPRPLVCVYGNGSLASSPFPEDGLCDAALFDSLYKYPGYALSTVHDQKLAHLRRFLRRAEEYELTRFGMGVTAGAAEIAKAEFSSNTAEKHYLPYLWSNNVYDLGVLDFVPDENTNEEQAQRIFDFLKECKRLQGLILEKKGLKAYIVLGITLFKNYDNIYEAFTVHMSEETVDVLILRTHFSGRDDTRTDCTIQGSTYWKGSLTKYHPSLNYTLLYMSEHQETFEDARTAVSMSLAGRWYRSKSGGKNKAAYMVGAKCEPYESKEYLYELQHFTYTKENPAFGPKNTFLDERRWVMVSYSPDKNLALLFDSPATIYMKMCLSYTSQGRVPFGLALFDAEYDDWSKTNETAGSFPLTRAARKVIEDIKGATMRTNSSLKCTPHE; translated from the exons ATGCTCGTTCTCTTCTTTGTTGCTGGCAGAG GCTCTTCAGACCAAAGGAAATCCGAGGAGGAGGCGTCGGAGACCACTGCGGCTACGAATTACATTTTCATGCGAAGGCAAGCCACTAAAAAGCAGGAGCCCGCGACCCGCCACGGTTCCACCGAAGAGCTCCTAACAAGCGAGACCGAGACGCCGCCCACCAAACCCAAACCGTCGACATTTACCGCTAAGAAGCCTACCAGCGCCAGCACGCAGACATTGACCACCGAAAAGGAACTCTCCAGTGTTGCCGAACTCTCTGCAGCCACCACCATTACCAAGGTAGTCAGTGCCACCAAGCCGCCTGCTTCAACAGTGAAGAAGACTCCAGAAGTCATCAAGCCGTCGGCAACTACAACTAGGAAAGTGAGCAGCGTCAGCAAGCATCCGGTGACCAGTACCCAGAAAACTGAAAGAGTTACTCAGCAGCCTGGGAAAATTAACAAGACATTGTCACCGAAAGAACTACACCCCG AGCTCGGGCCTCGGCCCCTGGTGTGCGTCTACGGCAACGGCAGCCTcgcctcgtcgccgttccccgagGACGGCCTGTGCGACGCTGCGCTCTTCGACTCGCTCTACAAGTACCCCGGCTACGCGCTGTCCACCGTGCACGACCAGAAGCTGGCGCACCTGCGGCGCTTTCTCCGTCGCGCCGAGGAGTACGAGCTCACCCGATTCGGCATGGGCGTCACCGCAGG GGCTGCTGAAATCGCTAAGGCCGAGTTCTCGTCAAACACAGCTGAGAAGCACTACCTGCCGTACTTGTGGAGCAACAATGTGTACGACCTCGGAGTTCTCGATTTCGTGCCTGACGAGAACACGAACGAGGAACAAGCCCAACGTATCTTCGATTTCCTCAAG gaaTGTAAACGCCTTCAAGGGCTGATCCTTGAAAAGAAGGGACTAAAGGCATACATCGTGCTTGGAATTACGCTGTTCAAGAACTACGACAACATTTACGAAGCCTTCACTGTACATATGAG TGAGGAGACCGTGGACGTGTTGATACTTCGGACTCACTTCAGTGGGCGAGACGACACACGCACGGACTGCACGATACAGGGCTCCACCTACTGGAAAGGCTCCCTCACGAAGTACCACCCGAGCCTG AACTATACGCTGTTGTACATGAGTGAACACCAAGAAACCTTCGAAGATGCGAGGACAGCGGTATCGATGTCCCTGGCTGGGCGGTGGTACAGGTCCAAGAGTGGCGGCAAAAACAAGGCCGCCTACATGGTTGGTGCCAAATGTGAGCCGTACGAAAGTAAAGAATATCTCTACGAGCTGCAGCACTTCACTTAC ACAAAGGAAAACCCAGCCTTCGGCCCAAAGAACACTTTCCTCGACGAGAGGCGCTGGGTGATGGTCTCATACAGCCCGGATAAAAATTTAGCCCTGCTATTTGACTCTCCAGCCACCATATACATGAAG ATGTGCCTGTCCTACACGAGCCAAGGCAGGGTCCCCTTCGGCCTCGCGTTGTTCGATGCGGAGTACGACGACTGGTCCAAAACCAACGAGACGGCGGGCAGCTTCCCGCTCACCCGCGCGGCAAGAAAGGTTATTGAAGACATCAAAGGCGCCACGATGCGGACAAATTCCTCTCTAAAGTGCACTCCACACGAATAA
- the LOC144130469 gene encoding uncharacterized protein LOC144130469 has protein sequence MPSEEEDEGDVPPKKTMKRSSPRFISGRDITLGVVGILAMSTLAILFFFAGTEHHKRHQINTVAPREASAPPTPRSTPTNVSVSMTTRMRTKSPTKSTRRGPKRSTAIKTSERTRSTWRRPTRSTTTKPAGETRSDMPKSSTEMTEMKTATLGSSMLTEKKSSGTKANMTMKSAETGTTEMMTTPSNSAGP, from the exons ATGC CGTCCGAGGAAGAGGACGAAGGAGATG TGCCTCCCAAGAAAACCAT GAAACGGAGCAGTCCACGCTTCATCTCTGGCCGCGACATCACGCTAGGCGTCGTTGGCATCCTGGCTATGAGCACTCTGGCAATCCTCTTCTTCTTCGCCGGAACGG AACACCACAAGCGCCATCAGATTAATACGGTGGCCCCCCGCGAGGCGTCCGCGCCACCTACGCCTCGTTCTACGCCTACAAACGTCAGTGTGAGCATGAcaacgcgcatgcgcaccaaGTCACCCACCAAAAGTACCCGGAGAGGCCCGAAGCGTTCCACTGCCATTAAGACTTCAGAAAGGACCAGAAGTACATGGAGGCGACCGACGCGTTCCACTACCACTAAGCCTGCGGGCGAGACTCGCAGCGACATGCCGAAAAGCAGCACGGAGATGACCGAGATGAAGACCGCGACGTTGGGTTCGAGCATGCTCACCGAGAAGAAGTCAAGCGGAACAAAGGCGAACATGACAATGAAAAGCGCTGAGACCGGCACTACGGAGATGATGACCACGCCGTCTAACTCGGCAGGCCCGTGA